In Perognathus longimembris pacificus isolate PPM17 unplaced genomic scaffold, ASM2315922v1 HiC_scaffold_4809, whole genome shotgun sequence, the DNA window GAGCCAGGGGCTAGAAGAGGCTCCCTGAATCTGGGGCAGAGGTTGGTGACTGCaccctgcaatttttaaaacttcatgactGGTCAAATTTGGTTGGACACTTGAGTTGATGTGTATGAAAAACATTCTCTCTACTGACGGAAGGTAACCTGCATACAAGTGCACtttcaatatagaattcaattctttttttggccagtcctgggccttggactcagggcctgagtactgttcctggcttccttttgctcaaggctagcactctgccacttgagccacagcgccacttctggccgttttctgtatatgtggtactggggaatcgaacccagagcctcatgtatacaaggcaagctctcttgccactaggccatatccccagcccctagaattctaTTCTTAAAGGTAAAGTGGCTTAAATTGGAGCAAATAATCTGACTcccatgaaataaactaaatacaaagcaacaagtagtaagaatattaaagatttattccacccgtcttcctcttattttgtgtttttattttgtattttgaggcatgttataacccaggctggccttctgcttcagcctccctagtgctggatttacaggcaccaccattccttgcttctatctgaaacatacaagtgtgctccatgagtaaactgagttaaaacgtTTCTGAGAGCggaggagctgctatcagtagagctattgtgactctataagagcccaggtcagcaaggtacaaggtaagcagtagcactgggcagtgctaggcattcaacatgccaggtagaccatactgtccaggtcttcctgagctcaggtcattattacttcacagggttgtattttgttcttccctatttccttgttccactgtttggtaatcaggggaaaatgagaagtcatttaacttcttggttaaataaaactaatttgtcaccagacttatgtttaagagtaagtcagctgaagaaacaaccgtggctggggctaaggaaagcttctacacttaggcacaggactagtgggtgagttgttggcttggctgtgggcattgctaacctagtgggccttctctaggaaggccttgcaacaccggaggcactgctgatagaccagctcgaagtcggagtcgtttccataatagggatcttcaatcatgagttgtttttgtggatcatagctcccaagtagttcaattttagctttgcagtttttaacttgattacttcgtctttggtgacctgtcttgccttatgggctgtgctaatgtcatgatttgttaggcagctcatagctcttggatcttGGGCACGACCCACGTTCCAGTCGGAAACAGCACTGCTGCCAATGGCCCAATTATCTGTAACATTTTGGTCTGctacaagttttctgaaaactgcttctacGATGGGTGACTGGCAAATGTTACATAGACACACGAATATTACGGATTTTGGACTCTGTTCTGCTATTTTCCTGTGTGGTCGCTGGCTCctacacatgtatttttaaactttaatttatttaaaattttttttctttgccgaatgtggggtatgaattctgtgcctgggttctgtccttgaggtcttcggttgaagtctagtgctctaccacctgagccacagcaccacttctggttttctagtgggtcgttGGAGATAcagttttatgaactttcctgcctgagctggctttgaacctggatcctctggtctcagcctcctgagtagctagcatgacaggagtgagccacattttattaggcctacaaaactctttcactttctttttagtgatttccagtggtattgtgttccagggccttccacaagctaggcaagtacctcagctcttagccctggttgtttttatgctgcctttgtaggcatttcggagagaaaatgcacagggtgtcagaataaaatgtgtagagcctggaagcttggaatcctgaatagaggtgctggctctatagccctaggtagaacagtgtggatggaccccattagaacctgctctggaaaaatcatgccttgcccaggcccctggcctatgttcaagtctgcataaagttttcatttatactttcatatccatcctggggcctggagaaggaggtgaaggcatttgtgaggaagggcagcttatctttaatccttcatatgttggtgctgatcagaacaatttcagtgaccctaggcccctgcccaagcctctgactctttgctatgtattcatttctgcttttggtcatgtcctgctctgtgattgtgagttaggggctgaggggctgtgtggaaaatatgttatttttattacataggttttacacacattttgtttagCATAGCAAAGCATAtaagtttctttttggtgaatgtaaaatttattgtttcagggcctcccacaacctaggcaagcaactcaacactgaacctcacccctttaatataacccagtcagttcctttatactgtttttttcaagttttctagtaaggacctcctgtgtgactttctgttttgttcttcccttgtcgcctatataggatcctgcttccctggggagtagttccagcatgcccatcctttgttgcctgttgacTTCTTCTGCttgtaagtactttgagggcaaaatgtgtctagtatcagcagaaaacatggagtacatacacttggaattttgagtgcagtatctggaagtatggcccaatgtagaaaagtagcttgaatgacatcccctcccctgaagaagtgacacccattcaaaaacattctgaagttggcatcactgtccgtcaaagttctaagaccctctaatcattgaatcacaatcatatgaggaggcatcagggagaaggtgacaaggatctGGTATGAAAACATGGCCACTGGGTTTAGTTTACGAGCTGAGCaaccagtgtggctgggactgaagcaaccagaccctggctggccctgctccaaggtaatactgggcgatggagggacttgaaagtgccatggtgtcaacaggcaaatggcctctcagaccCTGACAGCTATTCCTTATGCTCATTAGTGTGCAGTTCCAGACAGGGACTCcatctaagtagccacacagatgctTGGGCCCTCAATTGctgctatgaggcaggatgcagaatgagacttggcaaaacacacattttagccataaagcatgCCTGGCATGCCTGGCAAGCCTGCCATAAAGCAGGgctggctgtttactcctggtacttgaactctgggcctgggagctgtccctgagcttctttttgcttaatgctagcactctaccactttaacgacagcaccatttccgggcttttctgtttatgtggtactgaggagtcgaactcaaggctttatgcatgctaggcaagcactctaccactaatccacattctcagccccagtcttgggttttgagatgacactttaggcacatctgaggatcagacgtcgccgttgaagcaacagaagcatgggcctcacTTGATCAACACTAGGGTTGTttgatggtagagagtggggtgtcccaggcatgcactgagcattgtagactcaggctggaaaggccaccatgatgcttgggctggataaaGCTGAAGCCcggagattagtaggtgctatcatgggtgacagaaaatctacaagccattaaaagaaaagtttgataaattgaaatcctttaaagaaaatcagtacaaacctcctaagattccaaACGTAAGCTGCAAAACTCGTCAGACAAAGCACCCATTAATTCCTAAgtacagagtgtcaataaatcaagaatagagccaggcaccagtggctcacaccaatgatctttgctactcaggaggctgagatctgaggatcatggctcaaagccagtgcaggcaggaatgtccttgagtcccttatctccaattaaatgccagaaaaccagaagtggcactggctcaaggacagcccacgacggacaacagcaaaagaacagaccactgaataacctgagagacacatggtccaaacatgtgaacatggaaggagatgcgactaactgttgaatctccataaattgtatgtcattgattgttcaacagtggcacaaatgactgttaattctttttcagattcatatgtgcaaatcccctgtattgatggtgattcttagggacgtttttggtgtttcattatttctaggattggctttatttgactaagtgttggattgttaacatgcaaaatacagttgatgttggattcttctagaccagcagcttttacgaattagtacactgaagaaaactgcacttgtgccacCTAGTGTCTCATTTAagtgcctctctcctctcctatttccctctcttctctcctcccctcccctcctcttttttctttttccagacattgtattgctgcattagaccaggggggtctcaaatttgtcttcttgcctcagcctcccaactgttgTGGTTACCTGCATTTACCACCCTACCAGTCTCAATAttatctttcccctcccctcctcccttcctcctccccctccatcctctctcctcctcttcccctcctcttttctgtcttttctctgtcccctagatgttgtatttctacattagaccaagcttattttgaactctcaatcttccttcctcatcctaccaactgtggggcttacctgaatttgctaccctacctggctcaattttatgatctaaaatttcctgaaaaaggactcttctaggggcagggaatatggtctagtggcaagagtgattgcctcttatacatgaagccctgggttcgattcctcagcccgaaatatatagaaagggtcagaggtggtgctgtggctcaagtggcaaagggttagccttgagcaaaaagaacccagagacagtgctctggccctgagtccaagccccaatactgccctcccccccaaggaACTCCTTTAGTTCTGTTTGAAtaacagacttacctgtagaataaaatagaatgggttttcgttccccttttcatttgaaaacattattctccctcttctcttctccttatctctcctctgtgtccttgcctccttttcctcctccgccttctcctctcctcctctccattgataacatgagaacataccttaatttttcttcacttaatgcCAATCATTCTTACAATTCCACCAAGTCCTATTCTTGGCCCTACAATTATAGTTTAAACTCTAGTTTacattatagtttaaacaaaacaattgactgtgaatctagaaacaaagaattatagttcttttaattaccCGAAAAGGTGAAGAGGAGCTCCTAACTCCTCCACCCATACATAAAAGTATggctttttaattaactttttaaggatAATGGTAATCCAGTGGCCTTAGGAGCCAAAAATTTGGTGCAAATCCAAGGTAAAGTAACCTATAATGCTTATCCTATCTTTTATATTCATAATAGCTATTCTTCTAAAACCCCTAACAAAAGTTTTAATGGGTCAACCAACAGTAACGTATCCTGATCAAATGACTGAATCTATAAAATGAGCCTTCATTATTAGTCTGATTCCACTATTCCTTTTCatcaatataaaaaaagagacagtCATCTCTATCACTGAATAACTATTCACTCCACAGAATTATACATAAGCTATAAGCTTTAAGTTAGATCTTTATGCTGTTAATATTTTTTTATCTATAGCCTTATTCCTCACTTGGTCCatcatagaattttctacatgCTATATACATTCAGATCCAAACCTAAACTGATTTATGACCTACCTCCTTATATTTCTCATCACTATGATCATCCTAGTCACAGCTAATAATATGTTCCAACTCTTTAGTGATGGGAGGGTGTAGGAATTATATCCTTTCTATGAACCGGATGATGGTATTGTCGAGCAGATGCTAACACTGCAGCTTTACAAGGTATTATCTATAACCACATTGGacacattggctttattttatctatagcatgattttataatacctgtaattcatgagaacttcaacaacttttttttaataagtaatgaaaCTGCCTTACCCTTACTGGGTTTAATTGTAGCAGCTACTGGTATATCCGCTCAATTTGGCTTACACCCATGGCTTCCATCTGCCATAGAAGGTCCTACACCTGTATCTGGTCTACTATACTCTAGTACTATAGTTGAAGCAGGAATCTttctgttaattcatttttatccctTTGTAGCTAATCTCCCAAATATTATATCACTAATGCTATGTATTGGggccattgcaaccttattcacagcaatctgtgccctgacccaaaacgatattagaaaaattattgcaTTCTCTACCTTAAGCCAACTAGGTTTGATAATAGTAACTCTAGGCATTAATCagccttatttatcatttcttcacatctgtacacatgcATTCTTCAAAGCTATGTTACTTATATGTTCTGGCTCAATTATCCACAACTTAAACGATGAACAATACATTCGAAAAATAGGAGGAATCGCCCCATGTCTACCATTTACAACATCTGCTCTAATTGTATGTAGCCTAGCTTTAACTGGCACACCCTTCCTTACAGGATTTTACTCAAAAGGCCTAATCAATGAAGCAATAAATCTGTCATATACTAATTCTTGGGCCCTAATCACCCTAATTGCAACATCTTTTACAGCTATCTacagctcacaaattattttcttcattttaaaaggacaTCCACAATTTTTACCAATTAATTCCATCAATTAAAATAATCCAAGCCTAATTAATCCGATCAAACGCCTTCTAATAGGAAGCATCTTCActggtttcctattttccaacTGTATTAATCCTATCAACACCCAAACTGTAACTATGCCTTATAATCAAATTATCAGCTCTAACAGTAACTATCATAGGGTTTATTACTGCAATAGAACCCTGCCGagtcagccggcagtgaacgggaatcctgactgagggcggcgaggattaaggaaaaggaaaaatagaagacaagagaaaaaagataagaggcaaagatggggcacgggaggtctgcatctcgagattgaaactcaagactgcagccatgtttattcttaacttccagcttatatgcagtttgaaaaccaggaaacagcagcataggcttaaaattccagaacacaaaaaggcttggagttagcaatacccgatgatagctaagactggatgaggttggttaacataagaatggactcatggcagacacagtaaaacatttctgattttccattaagccatgtccttgcgtgtctttgaaaacacagccagaggtcaggaagaatttagctgctagctcagctcctgacatagaactaaacattatatcatcttatttaaaattaaatccaaaatcatattcattcaacttctctaaccagctaggaatttttccaaccatCATACATAGACTCCTTCCTAATATAGGTCTCACATTTAGTCAAAAATTAGCAACATCAACTATAGActatacatgaaatgaaaaaattatacctaaaaccCTAGCTACCATTAATACATTTTCTAGCTCCGTGTCATATCATAAAGGCCTATTAAATGTATTCATCATTCATCTTATCCACCCTACTTCTACTAGTTATTATTAGCTAAATGCCATgagtaatttcaataataagataaacagctaTAGAGTTCAATCACCAACTACTGTAATTCAACTCCCATAACTGTACTTAGCCGCCACCCCAAGTGAATCTTCCCGAACTAGTAATACATTGTCTTcaccaaatgctaaaatattatctCAATTATATAATCCACCTACACCTAACCCTCAAAATGCAGAACAGTAATTACTAAAATGACTTCTAGTGTGATtcctaataatagtaaaaatcagtctcataaatttgagcctcaagtttcaggatattcatcacttgatatagcacttgtataac includes these proteins:
- the LOC125344953 gene encoding low molecular weight phosphotyrosine protein phosphatase-like — encoded protein: MCRSQRPHRKIAEQSPKSVIFVCLCNICQSPIVEAVFRKLVADQNVTDNWAIGSSAVSDWNVGRAQDPRAMSCLTNHDISTAHKARQVTKDDFATFEYMLSMDESNMRYLKRISNQVKNCKAKIELLGSYDPQKQLMIEDPYYGNNSDFELVYQQSLRCCKAFLEKAH